TTTTCTACCTTCGGACCAGTTACATAATTCTCAAGCCTAAAGTCATCTGTAGTAAACTGATAAAAATCTTTAATATCTTTATTCATCCAGAACTCCGGTGCAGCATATACCGGTCGTTCAATCAATTCTTTTATGATGGGTATATGCCTGTCATATATATGAGCATCCGCAATAACATGTACTAATTCTCCCGGTACCATATCACAAACCTGCGCAAACATATGAACCAATACTGCATATTGACACACATTCCAGTTATTTGCCGCCAAAATATCCTGGGAACGCTGATTTAAGATAGCGTTTAACTTAAGTTTTTCACTGTTTTTTTCCTTGGTTACATTAAAGGTAACACTATATGCACATGGATACAATTGCATCTCGTGTAAATCCTGATGTACATAGATATTAGTCATAATCCGTCTGCTGTAAGGATTATTTTTTAAATCGTGAAGACAGCGGTCAACCTGGTCCATTTCCCCTTCCTTGTACTTATGTTTTACTCCCAGCTGGTAACCATAGGCTTTTCCGATGGAACCATTTTCATCCGCCCAACTGTCCCAGATATGGCTATTCAGCTCTTTGATGTTATTAGACTTTTTCTGCCATATCCATAACAACTCGTCAATACAGCTTTTTATGGCAGTCCTTCTTAAAGTAATGGCAGGAAACTCTTTGGATAAATCATAGCGGTTTACAACTCCGAATTTTTTTAATGTATAGGCACTTGTCCCATCTTCCCATTTTGGACGTACCTTTTCCCCTTCCGTGCTGATTCCCTCTTCCAATATGTCTTTACACATATGAATAAATATGTTATCTGCTAAACTCATGACTACCTCCTGTTAATTAGAAAATTGCAAACTCATTAGTTAGAGACAAACGCAGGAAAATCATCAAAATTAAGGTAACTTGCCACTCATTGCAACTTATTTTTAATTTTAACTACTTCTGTCATATAATAGGTCTATTTCCAATGGACTATCTTATTCATTCCATGTAAGGAAAAAGTTATTAATACTCTCTTTAGAAACCTACAGGGTCTTATAAGGGCAAAACAGGCCGGGTAAGGAATTATATCAGTCCCTTTCTATTGAAAGTTTCTATAAAAACCATTACCTGGCCTGACGCCTTTCCTATCTGCCAACGCTTCAACGTTTCTGTTCTTCCTTTTTGCTTCCTTCCGACAGGCTGATTATTGCGTGTAGGCTATGTACAAATTATAACATTTCACGTATTGCTGGTCAAATGGGAATCCATTATTTATTTCATCTATTGCTTTACACCAATTAACATCTGTTCGGTAAATACCTTAATACTACCTGCTCCGGCGTATTTTTTAAATGTGCCGTTATCTACAATTATAAGCGTAGGGGCCTGCATTACGCCATAGGTTCTAGCTAGTTCTGGGTTATCTTCTGCGTCGATGACAACATAGGAGTAGTCTTTTAGCAATTCCTTGGCATATTTACAATTAGGGCAGGTCTTAGTTGTAAATAAAAATACACCATCCTTCTCAAGCGTTAATGCCACTTCCTGATTTGCTGCCAGAATCTTTCTTGCTTCTTCTTTCGCTGCCCCATGTTCCTGAGCAACCTGGTTAACAGAGTTTCCTTTAATCACACCAACAGACATTACCCTTGACCGCTTCATTGCGTATACTCGTCGGTTTTTATACTCCTGGGTTTTTCCTTCATTCCAGTTTTGTACCGGGCGGTAATAACCGGTGATACGGCTGTAGACCTCTGCCTTTTCGCCACATTCCGGGCAAATAAACTGTTCGCCGTTAAGATATCCGTGATTTTTACAAATCGAATAGGTTGGTGACATGGTGTAATAAGGCAATTTATAGTTCTCAGCTATGGTTTTAACTAATTTTGCAGCAGCCCTCCAATCTGGAAGTTTTTCTCCTAAAAAGGCATGAAAAACTGTACCGGAGGTGTATAAAGTCTGCAACTCATCCTGAACATCCAGAGCTTCAAAGATATCTTCCGTATAGCTTACCGGCAGATGGGAGCTATTGGTATAATAAGGCGTATCGCCCTTTGCACCGGCTGTTTTAATATCCGTCCACCGTTTTTTATCATGTTTTGCCAAACGATAGCTGGTAGATTCAGCCGGTGTTGCTTCCAGATTATAAAGGTCACCATATTCTTCCTGATAGTCCGAAAGCCGCGCTCTCATGTGATTTAATACCTTAATACTAAATTGTTGGGTATCCGCATGGGACATATCCTTACCAAGCCATTTTGCATTAAGACCCACTTCGTTCATACCTAGCAGTCCAATCGTGGAAAAATGATTGTCAAAGGAGCCTAAATACCTCTTAGTATAAGGATATAATCCTTCTTCTAAGAGTCTGTTTATAACTTTCCTCTTTACCTTTAAGGACCTTGCTGAGATATCCATCATTCTGTTAAGACGTTCAAAGAAATCTGCTTCATCCTTTGCCAGATATGCAATTCTTGGCATATTTATCGTAACAACTCCAACGGAACCGGTACTTTCTCCGGAGCCAAAGAAGCCGCCTGTTTTCTTTCTCAATTCTCTTAAATCCAATCGTAATCTGCAACACATGGAACGAACATCACTAGGTTCCATGTCACTGTTTATATAGTTTGAAAAATAAGGTGTACCGTATTTTGCAGTCATTTCAAATAATAATCTGTTATTCTCTGTATCAGACCAGTCAAAATCTCTGGTTATAGAGTAGGTTGGTATAGGATACTGAAATCCTCTGCCATTAGCATCCCCTTCAATCATAATCTCAATGAAAGCCTTATTGACTAAATCCATTTCCTTTTTACAGTCTTTATAAGTAAAATCTACTTCCTTTCCTCCCACAATACAAGGCAGGTCTGCCAAATCTGCCGGTACTGTCCAGTCAAGAGTGATATTAGAAAAAGGTGCCTGTGTTCCCCAGCGGCTGGGTGTATTTACTCCATAAATGAAAGACTGAATACATTGCTTTACCTCACGATAACTTAAATTGTCTATTTTAACAAAAGGTGCAAGATATGTATCAAAGGAGGAAAAGGCTTGTGCGCCTGCCCATTCATTTTGCATAATGCCTAGAAAATTTACCATCTGGTTACATAAAGTGGATAAATGACCGGCAGGTGAAGAGGTTATCTTCCCTGGTATTCCTCCAAGCCCTTCCATTATAAGCTGTTTTAAGGACCATCCAGCACAGTAGCCGGTAAGCATGGATAAATCATGTAAATGAATATCTGCATTGCGGTGTGCAGCAGCAATCTCTTCGTCATAGATTTCAGACAGCCAGTAATTGGCTGTAACAGAACCGGAATTATGTAAAATCAAACCTCCTACAGAGTAAGTTACAGTTGAGTTTTCCTTAACTCTCCAATCTTCTTCCTTTACATAGCTGTTGACAATTTCCTTATAATCAAGAATGGTTGACTTCATATTTCGGATTTTTTCCCGGTTTTTACGATACAGAATATATGCCTTAGCAACATCTGTATACCCGGTATGTTCTAGTACCCTTTCTACGCTGTCCTGGATATCTTCCACACTTATTTTATCTTTATGTACCTTCTCTTGAAAATCAGCGGTAACCCTTAAAGATAATAAATTAATGATATCATCCGTATAAAATTTCTCCGTGGCCTTAAAAGCCTTTGAGATTGCCTCAGAAATTTTTAATAGATAAAACTCGGCAATCTCCCCATCTCTTTTCACTACTTGAATCATGTGTGAATCCCCTTTCGTCATTCTCGATTACCATAGGCGTATCTGCGGTAACTTCTGTCATAAAACCGCTTTTACGCAGTTCGTGATACCATCACTGATTCTGCCCATTGGTACAGGATATACCTTACCGCCCTTCTCCGGGTTTTTCCTAAGCAAATCTGTTATAGTATCACGATGTAAAGCTAATAAGCCGTATGTAATATTATCACTCAAGGAATGTTGAAAAATCTTATTTAAAACCTGTCCGCTTCCTTAAAGCTAATGAATAAATAATAGCAAAGTTTACCTAGAACGTCAAGCAAAAAAACTACAATATATATTTTATTTTTTTTCATCACCACAAGATATAGTGTATTGTCCTGGTTCATAATACCCATTTACAACCTTGGAATCTGATACTTTTAACTGCCAGTTCTGAATTTTGCAAAAGCTAAAATTATTACCAGAATATATTAAATAAATCAAATTGTTTGCAAAGTCAGAAAATTTGATACATGTCCAAAAATTACATATTATTACATTTTTGCATCCTGCTCTTATTGCAATGTAAAATTCTATTTATCCAATCATTTTTTAATTAAAAAAACTGCTCCATAATACGTTGGAGCAGTCATGCCTCTTTAATAAATACGAACTGTAAAAACTTACGATTTGCCAATAGCTTCATTATACAAGGCTTTGGTAAATGTCCTTAGGAAGATATGCCTTTATATAAATCCCCTCTGGCTGGTAATCCTCCTCAAGCAGCTGTCCGTATTTTCTTATTATCTGGATTTTTCCCGCATCCTGATAGGAAAATACCCTCTCTATCAGGATTTTTCTCTCTCGTAAAATTTCTTCCAGAATCTCCTGTAAGGTATTAAGACCCGTACCTTCTCTTGCTGAAATCTTCACAGTTCTATCAGCTTTAAAATCTTTAATTATCATATCCGTTTCCAACAAATCCTGTTTATTGAAAGCCGTAATAATTGACTTCTCTGTAGTAACAGATGTAGCATATTTTGTATGAATGACCCCTAGATTAGCCAGAGTCTCATAAACAACATGCATTTGCTTATAGGCGGAAGGGTTGGAACTGTCGACAACATGAAGGATAATATCTGCATATTTTGCTTCCTCCAATGTACTACGAAAGGCCTCAATTAAATGATGGGGCAGCTTCCTTATAAAACCTACCGTATCTGTAAATAGCACCTGTTGTCCGTTTTGCAAAGTCAGGCTTCTGGTTGTCGGATCCAGCGTTGCAAATAACTTATCTTCTTCTAATACTCCGGCACTGGTCAGTCGGTTTAATAGCGTAGACTTTCCTGCATTGGTATAGCCAACTATCGCTATAACAGGTATCATTCCTTTGCTTCTTAATTCTCTTGTGGTTATTCTTGACTGCTTCACTTCTTTCAGCTCACGGTTAAGTTGAGAAATCCTGTCACGAATTAAACGTCTGTCCATCTCTAGTTTCTTCTCGCCGGGACCTCTGGTTCCGATTCCGCCGCCTAGCCTGGACATAGAATTACGCATACCGACAAGACGGGTAGCCCGGTATTTTAACTGCGCAAGTTCAACTTGTATCTTTCCTTCTTTGGTTACTGCGTGCTGAGCAAAAATGTCGAGTATTAATATAGTACGGTCCATAACCTTCGCCTGCAGGGAATCTTCCAGGTTCTTTAACTGAGCAGGAGAAAGCTCATCATCACAAATAACACCTGTAGCCTCTAATTCAGTCATTAAATCTCTTATCTCTTCAATTTTACCTTTGCCAATATATGTTCCTGGATGAACACTTTCTCTGTTCTGAATAACCTTCGCCACGGTAACTGCACCGGCAGTTTTCGCCAGTTCTTCTAGCTCTTCTATGGATTCCTGGGTGTCGTCACCATCGTTAACTGCAACACCAACTAAAATAAGGCGTTCTTCTTTTTCCTTTATTTCAAACATCTCACCCATGTAAATCCTCCTAATGCTACTGATTCTCTTTTTCTTTTACTGTACTATATTCCGCCTGTCTGGTCTCTAAGAACTTAAGTTCCTTTGCCGCTGCCTCATCCTCCGGATACTTGGCTGTATACTCCTTCAGAAGCTTATAAGCTGCCTCGAAGTTGCCTAAATGTTCATTGGCCGCTACTTCATTGCGTTGTAACGACTGTTGAATGGTTAAATCATTATATGCAAGCCCTTCTGTTATATAATTAAGTGCTTCTTTATACTTTCCCTGTTTCATAAGGCAAACTGCCAGCTGATTATAGACTGCTGCGGATTCTATAGTCGGTTCTTCATTGATATACTTAGTATAATTACTTATCGCATTTTCATACTCTTCTTGTTTTTCATAGATATTTCCAAGAAAAAAGTAAGCCGCATTAAACCCTTCTTCTAAGGCTTCACCAAATTCAGCTATAGCAATTTTATATTCACCCAGATAATAATTTACCTTTGCAATATTAAATTTGTCCTTCTGCGTAGTTCCTTTTATACTGGCCGCTTTATTTAAGACCGCTGTGGCACCATCGGTATCTTTATCCTCCGTCAGTAAAAAATATTTTCCAAAATAGTATTCATAGGTATTTGGAGCCAGCTCTATTGCCTTATTGTAGTCCTTTAGACTCTTTTCATACTCACCCTGTAATCTGTATATATCGGCTCTTTTATTATAGACTGCTGCCTCTTCTCCCTTTTCTTTCAATATATCCGTACAGGTTATAGCGGCCGCCTCAAAAAGCCCTGCCTTTTCCTGTGCTTCTGCTTTATAATATAAAATATCCAAATTCAGATTGGTTAATTCATCAATCGCCAGAGCTTTATTAAACTGTTCTACTGCTTCGGGATAGCGGTGTGATTTATATAATGCAATTCCCTTTCCACGGTAAGCAGCTTTATTGTTTTCATTGACTATAGCATTGTCCTTCTTTAAAATGGCTCTGTCAAAGTATGGAATTGCTGCATCGTATCTTCCAAGCTGTACCAATGTTAAACCATAATCAATATAATAATCTGCTCTATCTCCGTTTATTTCTAGCGCCTTTGATATACTGGCTTCTGCCTTTACATAGTCACCGCTATTAAAGTATCCGATACCGTCTTTATAATAGCTGCCTGCTGATTTTCCTCCGCAGCCACCTAATAACGCAGCTGTCAGAAGTATCATAGCTACACCTTTGACACGCTTCTTTCTCATGCTTACACCTTTGCTATTGCAGATAAGCCTGCAATACTGCCACAAATAAATAGAGTGAAAGAATTATATTGTGGCAGCCCTTCCTATTCTGAATTTTCTTTCACTCCTATATATCCATTCCTTTACATGCTTTCTGGTAATTCATATATATCTACAAAAGCATTATAAATCCTATAGTTATTATAGTTTGTAGAGGAAATAAATGCAAGCAATCTGTAAAAGAAAGGGCAGGGTTATTGGAATCTTACAGGATGGCGCAGTATAGTTTTTATTTTTTCAATATTCACCTTTCTGAAATCTTGCAGATAAATCTCATGATGTCTTCGTGTCATACCATCAGGGCAGACTGTCCCAATATCTTCATTTAATTTCTGCACCTGTACAAATTCATCTATCTTAGTTATTGTTTCGGCTTCTGAATCAAAGGAACCAATATGCATACATTGCACACATAAACCTTCCTCCATTACCTGAAATCTTGCTTTCTTAATGGGAAGGTGGGGTTTTTTCTCCCTGACCTCGTTACAGGCCCAATTAAAAACCTCCTCTGTTACAAACTCCGGTTGTCTTAGCATTGAAGTCCAGTTATACTTGTCTTTCTGTGAAAAGTCCATGTCTTTCGTATCATCAAGCCACCATAAGCCTTCTAATGGAGGCACCACATATTCAAAATATCCGGCCGGTTCCATTCCCTTTTTTGCACTCATCTTTATGGCATAGGATAAGGTATAGAGTAATTCAACTGCCTGCTGATAATCACCATTGGGAACATTAGGGTTACCCATGCCATCCACCATAATAAATTGCATAAGCGGTACTTGTATGAGAACAGGTTTCGTACCAGGCTGATATAAATCTTTATATTCTTTCTTATAATCAAGTTTTACCATATATTTAAAACCTCCTTTATTATAGAAGTTTAACACATAGAACCTGACATAAGCATGTCATATTAAGAAGCCAAACTATTTATTAAATTATGACCTGGGATGATTTTAGTATGTTTAGTGCAACTAATATTTTATTATAGTACCCAAAAATATCTTCCGGTACTTTTCTTATATTGCAAATAGGCTTCTCCAAAAACAGAAGGTAGATATTTTTCCTCTTCCAATATCTGTAGATGCAGCATAATTACTGCAAAACACATAACTGCAATCTGAAGGATACTTCCAAAACAAATTGTAAATCCTATATAAAATAAGTCAAAACCCAAGAATGCCGGATTTCTGCTAAGTTTATAAATCCCCTTTTGTACCAGAACCGTCTTTTGAGAGGCATCGATTCCTGCCCTCCAGTTATTTTTCATAGCAACCATAGCAATAATAAAGGTAGCTACTCCCAGAAAAGCCACAAGCAAGCCGATAACTCGTATTGTTGTCATTTGAAACAGATAGTATCTGCTGTCTATTAGAAAAACACTGGCAGCTTGTACAGCCGCCATACTATAAGTGGCTATTTTTAATATAATTTCAATACCCCTTGTTCGATTTGGTTTTTTCCCTTTCCCCATTCGGTCAGTATGAATTCCCTGAAAACGTAACAAAAACATCTTGCCAAAATAGCTCCCATAAAATAAAAGTATTACTAAAAATCCGTATAACTGAAATTGTTTCATATCCATTTCCTCCTTATTCCTGTATATGGCTGATGCCCTGTATTAAAATGTCTTTTACATGATTATCTGCCAGAGAGTAGTACACATTTTTTCCTTCTCTTCTAGAACTGACCAGGTATGCTTCTCTAAGTACCCTTAACTGATGCGATACTGCCGATTTTGTCATATCAAGTAAAACCGCCAAATCACATACACACATCTCGCGATGCATCAGTGCCCACATAATACGAGCTCTTGTACTATCAGAAAAAATCTGATAAAGTTTGGTCAGCCTCTTAATATCACTCACAGAAGGCATTTTAGCGGATACTTCAATAATGATATCCTCATGTATAGCTGTGCAATCACAAGTTTCAATTTTGATTTTCATATAATCTCCTATCTGTGTGCTCTAGAGCAGACGCAATTGCACTTGCACACGTTTATAGTATTATTTACTTAATTCAATTCGCTCTTCATTTTTACTATACTAATATTATAGTTGAATATTCCTTCAACTGTCAATCTGAATTTCAACTTTTTTCTTATGATATAATTTCAAAACCTATTCTACATATAGAAGCGAAAAAAGAGTGATGAAATCAAATAATTTCATCACTCAAAACATCTAAAACATCTTATGCAAAATAAACCGTTTTACCTGTTCTTCCTGCCTCATAAACAGCTTCTAAAATCCTGGTTACCACAAGTGCCTGTTCCGGTTTAACAACCAGTTCATCCCCTTTCATAACTGCATTATAAAAAGTACGCTGTTCTATATCGGATTCCGTCTCGGACTGCCCTTCAAAAAAGGCTACACCGCCGGAATCTAAATCTGGTTTTTCAACACATTGCTTATTGTAATGAACCCGATTAATGCGCAGACCTTCCTTCATATCCGCACCGGCATTTGTACCACATAAACTTACCTTTGCTTCATCAACCTCCAGAGTATTTAATGCCCAGGAGGCTTCCAGATGTATGGTAGCACCATTTTTCATTTTAATAAAAGCAAAAGCAGAATCTTCTACCATGAATTTTTCAGGGTTCCATTCACCGAAAGCATTTCCCTGCTCCTTTTGGTCAGCTAGTTTTCGATAGACCGAGCCCGTTACCGAGTCAATCTCATAATTATCCATCATCCATAAAGTTAAGTCAAGTGCATGTGTTCCAATATCAATTAATGGTCCTCCTCCTTGTTCTTCCTCGTTCAAAAATACGCCCCAAGTGGGAACAGCACGTCTGCGTACTGCATGCGCCCTTGCGTAATAGACCTCTCCTAAATCTCCGTTTACACAGGCCCTTTTAAGATAAGTGGAATCTAAGCGATATCTGTTCTGATAACCGATGGTTAAAATTTTGCCCGTCCTTCTGGCTGTTTCTACCATACGCTTTGCATCTTCATAGGTTTTTGCCATGGGTTTTTCACACATAACATGCGCTCCCGCTTCCATTGCCGCAATGGATATGGCAGCATGGGATTTGTTTGGTGTCAGTACATATACGGCGTCTAATTCTTCCTTAATAAGTTCTCTATAATCCGTATAAATTTTTGCTTTCGTGACACCATATTCTTCTTTTGCCTTTTCAGCTTTCTTACTATCTACATCACAAAAAGCTACTATTTCAAAATTACCGTTTCTTTTTATTGCCGGGAGATGTTTGCCATTTGCAATTCCGCCACAGCCTACAATACCTATTTTTAATTTCTCCATAGCGAATCCTTTCTGATTTATTTTTGGTAATTATGACTGGTTTCGACACTTTAATGACTGTTTTTAAATTCATATGCTATGTTTCAAACTCAATTACTTTATGCTCCCTGGAAGATTGAAATACCGCCTCCATCAGCCTCATTACACGGCTAATCTCTGCTAATTTTACTCTAACTTCCTCTCTTCCTTCCATCGCTGCCATAATATTGCGGTAGAAATCTTTGACATCACTTTTTACAAGCGGAAGTTCCTCTGCTTTGATTGTATCCTCCCTGCGGGGTGCCATAGTCTTCGTTAAGCCTGCTGCTGTACGAACCGGCACCACATCCTTATCATCCTTTCCCACTGCGCTGACAATTTTTCCGGACTCATTAAAATCTTTAATAACGGCTGTACCATCTACTCCAAGTACATACCATCTCGGAAGTGATACAAAATTATTGGTGCCTACTTCCACCAGCACCTCTATTCCGTTTTCAAAAGTAAGCCAGGCAGTAAAACCATCATCTACTAATTGATTGGTTACATTGGTCAGTGTTGCATAGACGTAATTTAATTTGGATTCTCCAAACATATATAATATCTGATCCAACAGGTGTACACCCCAGTCAAGTACCATGCCGCCGCCACGTTCCTTTTCCTGACGCCAGTCTCCGGGGATTCCTCTGGAACCCTGAACTCTTGATTCTATCCGAAATATCTCACCTAAACGTCCTTCCTCATACACCTTCTTTACCGTTAAAAAATCTTCATCCCAACGTCTGTTCTGATGTACTGTAAAAAGTCGTCCATATTTTCTTGATGCTTCTATCATGTCGTTTAAATCCATTGAATTCAATGCAACGGGCTTTTCACAAACCACATGCTTTCCTGCTGCCATGGCCTGCATTGCCAAAGATTTATGAACGTCATTTGGTGTAGCAATTAGTACCAACCCAATCTTAGGATCACTTAAGAGCGCAGGCAGGTTTGCGTAAGCCTTAATCTTTAAATCTCTGGCATAGGCCGACCGTTCCTCCTTTATGTCATAAATGCCTGCCACAGTCAGACCCTCAATGGAATCAATTAACTCCCTGTGCCAGTTGCCCATTCCTCCAAAGCCAACAATGCCAATCATAAATTCCTGCTGTGACATAAGTCTTCTCCTTATATGGTATAGGCTGTAATCATGCCCAATACATATTGCCCTGTTCCTCAAACAACAACACATTCTTCAAGCACTGGATAGCTTTTGTCAACCCCTCATTACCGGACATTAAGCTGTCTTCATGTTCAATACTGATTGCATAATCATAGCCGGACATTCTTAATTCAGAGATAATTGCTTTCCAGTACTCTTCTCCATGTCCGTAGCCAACAGTGCGAAATAACCAGGAGCGATTCCTTTCATCTCCATAATGAGTTGTGTCAAGTACTCCGTTCACGGCGCAATTTAGACTGTCAATCTTGGTATCCTTCGCATGAAAATGAAAGATTGCATTATGCTTTCCAAGTTCTCGTATACAAGTACAAGGATCCATTCCCTGCCAGATAAGGTGGCTTGGATCAAAGTTTGCTCCGATTTCAGGGCCTGCTGCTTCTCTTAAGCGAAGTAGTGTATTCGTGTTGTATACGCAGAATCCGGG
The nucleotide sequence above comes from Anaerocolumna cellulosilytica. Encoded proteins:
- the thyA gene encoding thymidylate synthase; the protein is MSLADNIFIHMCKDILEEGISTEGEKVRPKWEDGTSAYTLKKFGVVNRYDLSKEFPAITLRRTAIKSCIDELLWIWQKKSNNIKELNSHIWDSWADENGSIGKAYGYQLGVKHKYKEGEMDQVDRCLHDLKNNPYSRRIMTNIYVHQDLHEMQLYPCAYSVTFNVTKEKNSEKLKLNAILNQRSQDILAANNWNVCQYAVLVHMFAQVCDMVPGELVHVIADAHIYDRHIPIIKELIERPVYAAPEFWMNKDIKDFYQFTTDDFRLENYVTGPKVENIPVAI
- a CDS encoding Gfo/Idh/MocA family protein, whose translation is MSQQEFMIGIVGFGGMGNWHRELIDSIEGLTVAGIYDIKEERSAYARDLKIKAYANLPALLSDPKIGLVLIATPNDVHKSLAMQAMAAGKHVVCEKPVALNSMDLNDMIEASRKYGRLFTVHQNRRWDEDFLTVKKVYEEGRLGEIFRIESRVQGSRGIPGDWRQEKERGGGMVLDWGVHLLDQILYMFGESKLNYVYATLTNVTNQLVDDGFTAWLTFENGIEVLVEVGTNNFVSLPRWYVLGVDGTAVIKDFNESGKIVSAVGKDDKDVVPVRTAAGLTKTMAPRREDTIKAEELPLVKSDVKDFYRNIMAAMEGREEVRVKLAEISRVMRLMEAVFQSSREHKVIEFET
- a CDS encoding Gfo/Idh/MocA family protein, with the protein product MEKLKIGIVGCGGIANGKHLPAIKRNGNFEIVAFCDVDSKKAEKAKEEYGVTKAKIYTDYRELIKEELDAVYVLTPNKSHAAISIAAMEAGAHVMCEKPMAKTYEDAKRMVETARRTGKILTIGYQNRYRLDSTYLKRACVNGDLGEVYYARAHAVRRRAVPTWGVFLNEEEQGGGPLIDIGTHALDLTLWMMDNYEIDSVTGSVYRKLADQKEQGNAFGEWNPEKFMVEDSAFAFIKMKNGATIHLEASWALNTLEVDEAKVSLCGTNAGADMKEGLRINRVHYNKQCVEKPDLDSGGVAFFEGQSETESDIEQRTFYNAVMKGDELVVKPEQALVVTRILEAVYEAGRTGKTVYFA
- the hflX gene encoding GTPase HflX; the protein is MGEMFEIKEKEERLILVGVAVNDGDDTQESIEELEELAKTAGAVTVAKVIQNRESVHPGTYIGKGKIEEIRDLMTELEATGVICDDELSPAQLKNLEDSLQAKVMDRTILILDIFAQHAVTKEGKIQVELAQLKYRATRLVGMRNSMSRLGGGIGTRGPGEKKLEMDRRLIRDRISQLNRELKEVKQSRITTRELRSKGMIPVIAIVGYTNAGKSTLLNRLTSAGVLEEDKLFATLDPTTRSLTLQNGQQVLFTDTVGFIRKLPHHLIEAFRSTLEEAKYADIILHVVDSSNPSAYKQMHVVYETLANLGVIHTKYATSVTTEKSIITAFNKQDLLETDMIIKDFKADRTVKISAREGTGLNTLQEILEEILRERKILIERVFSYQDAGKIQIIRKYGQLLEEDYQPEGIYIKAYLPKDIYQSLV
- a CDS encoding GyrI-like domain-containing protein, encoding MVKLDYKKEYKDLYQPGTKPVLIQVPLMQFIMVDGMGNPNVPNGDYQQAVELLYTLSYAIKMSAKKGMEPAGYFEYVVPPLEGLWWLDDTKDMDFSQKDKYNWTSMLRQPEFVTEEVFNWACNEVREKKPHLPIKKARFQVMEEGLCVQCMHIGSFDSEAETITKIDEFVQVQKLNEDIGTVCPDGMTRRHHEIYLQDFRKVNIEKIKTILRHPVRFQ
- a CDS encoding methyltransferase family protein, whose amino-acid sequence is MKQFQLYGFLVILLFYGSYFGKMFLLRFQGIHTDRMGKGKKPNRTRGIEIILKIATYSMAAVQAASVFLIDSRYYLFQMTTIRVIGLLVAFLGVATFIIAMVAMKNNWRAGIDASQKTVLVQKGIYKLSRNPAFLGFDLFYIGFTICFGSILQIAVMCFAVIMLHLQILEEEKYLPSVFGEAYLQYKKSTGRYFWVL
- a CDS encoding ribonucleoside triphosphate reductase gives rise to the protein MIQVVKRDGEIAEFYLLKISEAISKAFKATEKFYTDDIINLLSLRVTADFQEKVHKDKISVEDIQDSVERVLEHTGYTDVAKAYILYRKNREKIRNMKSTILDYKEIVNSYVKEEDWRVKENSTVTYSVGGLILHNSGSVTANYWLSEIYDEEIAAAHRNADIHLHDLSMLTGYCAGWSLKQLIMEGLGGIPGKITSSPAGHLSTLCNQMVNFLGIMQNEWAGAQAFSSFDTYLAPFVKIDNLSYREVKQCIQSFIYGVNTPSRWGTQAPFSNITLDWTVPADLADLPCIVGGKEVDFTYKDCKKEMDLVNKAFIEIMIEGDANGRGFQYPIPTYSITRDFDWSDTENNRLLFEMTAKYGTPYFSNYINSDMEPSDVRSMCCRLRLDLRELRKKTGGFFGSGESTGSVGVVTINMPRIAYLAKDEADFFERLNRMMDISARSLKVKRKVINRLLEEGLYPYTKRYLGSFDNHFSTIGLLGMNEVGLNAKWLGKDMSHADTQQFSIKVLNHMRARLSDYQEEYGDLYNLEATPAESTSYRLAKHDKKRWTDIKTAGAKGDTPYYTNSSHLPVSYTEDIFEALDVQDELQTLYTSGTVFHAFLGEKLPDWRAAAKLVKTIAENYKLPYYTMSPTYSICKNHGYLNGEQFICPECGEKAEVYSRITGYYRPVQNWNEGKTQEYKNRRVYAMKRSRVMSVGVIKGNSVNQVAQEHGAAKEEARKILAANQEVALTLEKDGVFLFTTKTCPNCKYAKELLKDYSYVVIDAEDNPELARTYGVMQAPTLIIVDNGTFKKYAGAGSIKVFTEQMLIGVKQ
- a CDS encoding ArsR/SmtB family transcription factor codes for the protein MKIKIETCDCTAIHEDIIIEVSAKMPSVSDIKRLTKLYQIFSDSTRARIMWALMHREMCVCDLAVLLDMTKSAVSHQLRVLREAYLVSSRREGKNVYYSLADNHVKDILIQGISHIQE
- a CDS encoding tetratricopeptide repeat protein; translated protein: MRKKRVKGVAMILLTAALLGGCGGKSAGSYYKDGIGYFNSGDYVKAEASISKALEINGDRADYYIDYGLTLVQLGRYDAAIPYFDRAILKKDNAIVNENNKAAYRGKGIALYKSHRYPEAVEQFNKALAIDELTNLNLDILYYKAEAQEKAGLFEAAAITCTDILKEKGEEAAVYNKRADIYRLQGEYEKSLKDYNKAIELAPNTYEYYFGKYFLLTEDKDTDGATAVLNKAASIKGTTQKDKFNIAKVNYYLGEYKIAIAEFGEALEEGFNAAYFFLGNIYEKQEEYENAISNYTKYINEEPTIESAAVYNQLAVCLMKQGKYKEALNYITEGLAYNDLTIQQSLQRNEVAANEHLGNFEAAYKLLKEYTAKYPEDEAAAKELKFLETRQAEYSTVKEKENQ